The Tolypothrix sp. PCC 7712 region TGCAGTTGGTTGCATCCATTGCTGGAGCAGAGATTTTGGTGAATACCGTTGGCTATGTCCAGGGAACTCTCAAATTAGGAAATGTGCAGTACGGCTGGGTAATGGCTGCTTTTGGTATCGGTGCAACGCTTTCCGCTGTAGCTTTTGGTGCCATCAGTCAACATATTAATAGAAAAAGCTTTGTGTTGTTCGGTGCGGTTTTGATAACTTTGTCCTTACTACCTGCTAATTATGCTTCTTTAAGTGTATTGATGATTTTGTGGCTACTGGCTGGTTTTGGACAAAATTGTGTGAATTTACCCACCCAAACTTTGATTGCCGAGCGCATTAATCGTGATGCCCAAGGACGTGTATACGGCGCACATTTTGCTTGGAGTCACTTGTGGTGGGCAATTTCTTATCCTCTGGCTGGGTGGCTAGGAGGCAAATTTCCAGAAGGTGAATTCCTCTATGGCAGCTTTGTGGGTTTAGTACTGTTAATTGTAGTACAACTTACCCTGAAACCCCCAGTGGATGAAAATGAACATATCCATGAAAATATTTGGCACGAACACTTACATATCCACGATGAACATCATCAGCACGATCATCACCAGGGGATACTAGAATCCGAACCACATACCCATCCTCATCAACACAGATTAATGCGTCATTCTCACCCCTACTCAGATGATAGCCACCACTCCAGGTATAGGAGCCAGCAATCAGAAAGTTAAGCTCTCAAATGGGAGGGATTTTGCGGTCATAGGGCATTGGATTTCTTCCCCGTGCCCCATGCCCAAGACGGCGGATGGTGAGAAGAACTCCACAAATTTCTAAACATCCTCTCCCGCATTTCATCCAGATTTCATATACAGCGTGTTAATTTCACAATTAAATCGAAATAGATTGTGTTATCCCACTGCGTGAACAGTGGGAATTTCTTCTCAAAGAGCAATCATGAGGAGAAATGACAATTTTCAAGAATGTTTTTAATTTAATTATCAAAAAATAAATTTCTCTAAATTAAAATTAGGTAAATAATTTTTAACTATATGCTAATTTATAAAAATATTTTTTGGTTTAATAGTTTATGTTTATTATTAATTATTGTCTTTATTATTTATAATAAAATATTTGATGTATCAGTTGGAGGCTTGTTCTTACCACCTCCTACCCCATTATATCCAGGTGCAGGATTGTTTACACATGGATTCCAAATACTATGTTCTATACCACCTATAGTTTGTGCTTTTAGTTTTACTTTACTAAAAACTATTAAACCTAATAATAGATATAATCAATTTTTTCTTTACTCTGCAATTTTAACAACAGGTTATTTAGTTAATGGAATTTATCGACTACATATAATTTTTCTGCAATTTGGCATTCCCAAGCTAGTAACTATTGTCTGCTACACGATTATTGCTAGCTTGTATGGGTTAGCTTTTAGACGGCAAATCAAATCAACACCTTATACTATCCTGATCGCTAGTTTAGTCTTATTATTTATTGCTATTACAGTAGATTCCTTGCATTTAGAGGGTGATGGAACTCCTAGCTTATTAGAAGGTATTCCTA contains the following coding sequences:
- a CDS encoding MFS transporter, with the translated sequence MMITRFHFFASLRNPVFARLYAAQTINLLGDALTWVGLALLAFELAGDSSAVVLALALTLRITAFVLLSPLAGALADRVDRKSILVGTHCVRMVIVSLLPFVTQVWQVYALIFTLNVFNAFFTPTYQATIPLVTGKNDYAAAIALSSATYQLLGVLGPGIAGSAAAFIGARQVFFVDAVTFLVAAVLIFTLPGHLRVAPNQQSSTTSGRTWQDIKDGTSRLFSDAPIRYALFMQLVASIAGAEILVNTVGYVQGTLKLGNVQYGWVMAAFGIGATLSAVAFGAISQHINRKSFVLFGAVLITLSLLPANYASLSVLMILWLLAGFGQNCVNLPTQTLIAERINRDAQGRVYGAHFAWSHLWWAISYPLAGWLGGKFPEGEFLYGSFVGLVLLIVVQLTLKPPVDENEHIHENIWHEHLHIHDEHHQHDHHQGILESEPHTHPHQHRLMRHSHPYSDDSHHSRYRSQQSES